Proteins co-encoded in one Polaromonas vacuolata genomic window:
- a CDS encoding cupin domain-containing protein has translation MDINADFSLRVVMHAATMPWVDSPVAGVQRRMLDRIGNEVARATSIVRYAPGSQFTAHTHGGGEEFIVLDGVFQDGQGDYPSGSYVRNPPTSRHTPGSSQGCTIFVKLWQFAHQDRQHVTLDMNKIIKVDVQKRPGASVAPLFEDERETVQLEHWEAGAKINLTYTDGAELLVLAGNFTDSGDYLETMSWMRIPRGGQLAATAGNQGAKVWVKQRHLRFVDAPKIT, from the coding sequence ATGGACATCAATGCCGATTTCAGTTTACGCGTCGTCATGCATGCTGCGACTATGCCGTGGGTGGATTCTCCGGTAGCCGGCGTTCAACGCCGTATGCTAGATCGCATCGGCAACGAAGTCGCTCGTGCTACCTCAATTGTTCGCTATGCACCAGGCAGTCAATTTACTGCGCACACGCATGGTGGCGGAGAGGAATTCATAGTGCTCGATGGTGTTTTCCAAGACGGTCAAGGCGACTACCCGAGCGGCTCTTACGTTCGCAACCCGCCGACTAGCCGACACACACCTGGCTCTTCACAGGGTTGCACAATTTTCGTCAAGCTCTGGCAATTTGCACACCAAGACCGCCAGCATGTCACATTAGACATGAACAAAATAATAAAAGTAGACGTACAAAAACGTCCGGGTGCCTCAGTCGCACCGCTATTTGAAGATGAACGTGAAACTGTTCAACTAGAGCATTGGGAAGCGGGCGCTAAGATCAATCTCACTTACACCGACGGTGCTGAATTGCTAGTGCTAGCAGGCAACTTTACCGATTCAGGTGACTATTTAGAAACTATGTCCTGGATGCGCATACCGCGCGGTGGTCAACTTGCAGCAACAGCCGGAAATCAAGGCGCTAAGGTCTGGGTAAAGCAGCGTCATTTGCGCTTTGTCGACGCACCAAAAATAACTTAA
- a CDS encoding glutathione S-transferase has product MKIYDYKGFPNPARVRAALAEKNATDKVQFVNVDVLKGEHRLPEFVSKNPSASVPCLELDDGTYISECSAITEYIDHTFPGISLTGTTAKERAVIHMMQRRAEQGVLDAVSTYFHHATPGLGALELYQNKEWGLKQHERALAGMRYFNDFLAHQPYAAGENFSVADITLFFGLSFADAAKISIPADCTELVAWRARIAKRASMGGTGS; this is encoded by the coding sequence ATGAAAATTTACGACTACAAAGGTTTTCCTAATCCAGCCCGAGTTCGCGCAGCACTGGCCGAAAAAAATGCCACGGACAAAGTGCAATTCGTGAATGTGGACGTGTTGAAAGGTGAACACCGCCTGCCAGAGTTTGTCAGCAAGAATCCAAGTGCGTCCGTACCTTGTCTAGAACTTGACGATGGAACTTACATCAGCGAATGTTCAGCCATCACCGAGTACATTGATCACACTTTCCCAGGGATTTCGTTAACCGGAACGACTGCCAAAGAACGCGCTGTAATCCACATGATGCAACGTCGTGCAGAGCAAGGTGTTTTAGATGCAGTGAGCACGTATTTTCACCACGCCACTCCGGGCTTAGGTGCGCTAGAGCTTTATCAAAATAAAGAATGGGGCTTAAAGCAGCACGAACGCGCACTTGCTGGCATGCGGTATTTCAATGATTTTTTGGCCCATCAGCCGTATGCAGCCGGTGAAAATTTTTCAGTGGCAGACATCACGTTGTTTTTCGGCCTGTCGTTCGCAGACGCTGCCAAAATTTCCATTCCAGCTGACTGCACCGAATTAGTAGCCTGGCGTGCTCGCATAGCCAAGCGCGCAAGCATGGGCGGTACGGGAAGTTAA
- a CDS encoding SWIM zinc finger family protein → MVSFCTCLYFDLQFVCCHVAAALDCAAIAQKT, encoded by the coding sequence ATAGTCAGTTTTTGCACTTGTTTATATTTCGATTTGCAATTCGTGTGTTGCCATGTAGCGGCTGCGCTGGATTGCGCTGCTATCGCGCAAAAAACTTAG
- a CDS encoding nitrile hydratase accessory protein produces the protein MNLTNHLLSGQPKDDDGPVFREPWEAQAFAMTLSLHERGLFTWSEWAQALTLQIQLAQANGDPDLGDTYYQHWLAALESLVTTKKISSQAELKQYQLAWDHAANRTPHGRPIELQTTDIK, from the coding sequence ATGAATTTAACTAACCACCTTTTATCAGGACAGCCAAAAGATGACGACGGTCCGGTGTTTCGTGAACCATGGGAAGCGCAAGCGTTCGCAATGACGCTCTCTTTGCATGAACGTGGCTTGTTCACATGGAGCGAGTGGGCACAGGCTTTGACGCTACAAATTCAACTTGCTCAGGCAAATGGCGATCCGGATCTGGGTGACACCTACTATCAACATTGGCTGGCAGCATTGGAGAGCTTGGTGACAACAAAGAAAATCAGCAGTCAGGCCGAGTTAAAGCAGTATCAACTGGCTTGGGATCACGCGGCAAATAGGACGCCACATGGTCGACCGATTGAATTACAGACAACAGACATCAAGTAG
- a CDS encoding SH3-like domain-containing protein, giving the protein MVSGVLAKGAPADRAITTAAKFSVGDHVRTLQTQANHHTRLPAYARDKLGCIAAVRAVHVYPDSNAQGLGEQPQWLYSVAFEGAALWGQEAEHGLTVYLDAWEPYLEQVK; this is encoded by the coding sequence ATGGTTAGCGGCGTACTGGCAAAAGGTGCGCCCGCAGATAGAGCCATCACAACTGCAGCCAAATTTTCGGTGGGTGATCACGTACGAACCCTGCAGACGCAAGCGAATCATCACACGCGACTTCCAGCCTATGCGCGAGACAAATTGGGGTGTATTGCAGCTGTTCGGGCCGTGCATGTTTATCCGGATAGCAACGCGCAAGGCTTAGGAGAACAACCCCAGTGGCTTTACAGCGTTGCATTTGAAGGCGCTGCGCTGTGGGGCCAAGAAGCAGAACATGGCTTAACTGTCTACCTCGATGCGTGGGAACCCTACCTCGAGCAGGTGAAATGA
- a CDS encoding SH3-like domain-containing protein yields MMSYLSFADLGGLTGMGPVVPEPNEAIFHSNWEATAFALSLAMGATGSWNIDMSRRARETQPDYLSLSYYQIWINGLCKLLTAQGLVTDEEIQAGQMLCPALPCPALPCL; encoded by the coding sequence ATGATGAGTTACCTAAGCTTTGCTGATCTGGGCGGTCTTACAGGCATGGGCCCAGTAGTACCCGAACCGAACGAAGCAATTTTTCATAGCAACTGGGAAGCCACTGCATTTGCTTTGTCCTTGGCTATGGGGGCCACCGGGTCTTGGAATATAGACATGAGCCGACGCGCAAGAGAAACGCAGCCAGACTATCTTTCATTGAGCTATTACCAAATATGGATTAACGGCTTGTGCAAGCTTTTAACAGCCCAAGGACTTGTCACCGACGAAGAAATTCAAGCAGGCCAAATGCTCTGCCCTGCCCTGCCCTGCCCTGCCCTGCCCTGCCTGTAA
- the nthA gene encoding nitrile hydratase subunit alpha: protein MIHDHDHDHDHSHSNNGDAHSELSETEIRVRALQTVLSQKGYIDPAALDVLIDTYQNKIGPRNGARVVARAWVDIAYRKWLFEDATAAVASLGYSGRQGEHMVAVENTPSVHNIVVCTLCSCYPVTVLGLPPVWYKSAPYRSRAVKEPRSVLSDFGVTLPESCTIRVWDSTAEVRYLVIPQRPAGTEFLAEDELAAWVTRDSMIGTGLALAPVAK from the coding sequence ATGATTCACGACCACGACCACGACCACGACCACAGTCATAGTAATAACGGCGACGCCCACAGCGAGCTCAGTGAAACCGAAATTCGGGTACGTGCCCTACAAACCGTCTTATCCCAAAAAGGTTATATCGACCCAGCTGCCTTAGACGTACTGATAGACACCTACCAAAATAAGATTGGACCGCGCAACGGCGCGCGTGTGGTGGCAAGGGCGTGGGTGGACATTGCTTACCGAAAATGGCTGTTTGAAGACGCTACAGCTGCTGTAGCATCACTTGGTTACAGCGGTCGTCAGGGTGAGCACATGGTCGCAGTAGAAAACACGCCAAGTGTTCACAACATAGTGGTTTGTACTCTGTGTAGTTGCTACCCCGTAACCGTTTTGGGATTACCACCGGTTTGGTATAAAAGCGCGCCCTATCGTTCACGGGCGGTCAAAGAACCGCGCAGCGTCTTGTCAGACTTCGGCGTAACTCTTCCTGAATCTTGCACAATTCGCGTTTGGGATTCCACTGCAGAAGTGCGTTACCTAGTCATACCGCAACGCCCTGCAGGAACTGAGTTTTTAGCAGAAGACGAATTGGCGGCATGGGTAACACGTGACTCCATGATTGGTACCGGGCTAGCTTTAGCACCGGTAGCCAAATGA
- a CDS encoding IS30 family transposase produces MIYTHLTRDERYQIAILVKANFNQSEIAKMMDRDKSSISRELRRNRGLRGYRPKQANDKAQERRLACANSPRVADSTWAVVEEKLAEAWSPEQISGHLEASHQPGVSYESIYQYIYADKRAGGTLHKTLRCQKTRKKRSSGRERRGTISHQVSIELRPDIVLERARFGDWEADLVIGAGQKQALVTINERVSRYSIIFHVPFKTAQAVGDALITLLKPFAHCVHTLTTDNGKEFAQHERIASALSADFFFAHPYASWERGANENMNGLIRQFFPKGMRFNCITDDDIALAMHRLNHRPRKCLGYRTPHQVFMEQLESYQHTVALQA; encoded by the coding sequence ATGATTTACACACACCTCACCCGTGACGAACGTTACCAGATTGCAATCCTCGTCAAAGCAAACTTCAATCAAAGTGAAATTGCAAAAATGATGGACCGTGATAAATCGAGCATCAGCCGTGAGTTGCGTCGTAACCGCGGTCTACGAGGCTATCGCCCTAAGCAGGCAAATGACAAAGCCCAAGAACGTAGACTTGCCTGCGCCAATAGTCCTAGAGTTGCTGACTCGACATGGGCTGTAGTGGAGGAAAAGTTGGCTGAGGCTTGGAGCCCCGAGCAAATCAGCGGCCACCTCGAAGCTAGCCACCAACCCGGTGTTAGCTATGAGAGCATTTACCAGTACATCTACGCTGACAAACGCGCGGGCGGCACCTTGCATAAAACACTGCGTTGCCAGAAGACGCGAAAAAAACGCAGCAGTGGCCGTGAACGGCGCGGCACCATCTCTCACCAGGTCTCAATAGAACTGCGACCCGACATCGTGCTTGAGCGTGCGCGCTTTGGCGACTGGGAGGCTGATCTGGTGATTGGTGCCGGGCAGAAGCAAGCACTAGTGACGATTAATGAGCGTGTCTCTCGCTATTCAATAATTTTCCACGTGCCATTCAAAACAGCGCAAGCCGTAGGGGACGCGTTAATCACTTTACTCAAACCGTTCGCTCATTGCGTGCACACTCTCACGACTGATAACGGCAAGGAATTTGCCCAGCATGAACGAATAGCTTCTGCGCTGAGTGCAGATTTCTTTTTCGCCCATCCATACGCCTCGTGGGAGCGTGGGGCGAACGAGAATATGAACGGTTTGATTCGCCAGTTTTTCCCAAAGGGGATGCGCTTTAATTGCATCACCGACGATGACATTGCTTTAGCGATGCACAGGCTCAATCATCGTCCTAGAAAATGTTTAGGGTATCGAACGCCGCATCAGGTTTTTATGGAACAGTTAGAGTCCTATCAGCATACGGTTGCACTTCAAGCTTGA
- a CDS encoding glutathione S-transferase family protein, translating to MIKFYYHPSPNPAKIALFLEEAGVPYELVPVDTRKGDQYLPEFLAINPNAKTPALVDGDAVVFDSSAILIYLAEKTGAYLPENTPAQRAQMLSWLMLVATGIGPYCGQAVHFKHFAPEPKAYAVNRYDFEAQRHWALIEAQLAKHRYMLGDTYTIVDMAVWGWARAIPFILGADAWATLPNVKRLLDEINARPAAQRAEALKTQHAYKAEMDEESRKVMFPQNARLATPDAA from the coding sequence ATGATCAAGTTTTACTACCACCCGTCTCCAAATCCCGCCAAAATCGCTCTGTTTCTGGAAGAAGCCGGTGTGCCGTACGAACTTGTTCCAGTCGATACGCGTAAGGGTGATCAATACCTGCCAGAGTTTCTCGCTATCAACCCAAATGCCAAAACGCCGGCATTGGTCGACGGTGATGCTGTCGTGTTTGACAGTAGTGCAATCTTGATTTATTTGGCAGAAAAGACCGGTGCTTATCTGCCAGAGAACACACCTGCGCAGCGCGCTCAAATGCTATCTTGGTTGATGTTGGTTGCTACTGGCATTGGCCCTTATTGCGGTCAAGCGGTGCACTTTAAACACTTCGCGCCTGAACCAAAGGCTTACGCCGTAAACCGTTACGACTTCGAGGCTCAACGCCATTGGGCGCTGATTGAGGCACAACTTGCCAAGCACCGCTACATGCTGGGTGACACTTACACCATTGTTGACATGGCCGTTTGGGGCTGGGCCCGCGCTATACCGTTTATTTTGGGCGCCGATGCTTGGGCAACGCTGCCTAACGTCAAGCGTTTGCTCGACGAGATTAACGCTCGCCCTGCAGCTCAACGCGCCGAAGCGCTGAAAACTCAACACGCTTACAAAGCCGAGATGGACGAAGAATCCCGCAAAGTGATGTTTCCGCAAAACGCCAGGCTCGCTACGCCTGACGCTGCGTGA
- a CDS encoding SDR family NAD(P)-dependent oxidoreductase — MSLSKSVTPYQRALIVGAGPGLGASLARAFSVDCGMRVAIAARRREPLEAIAAATGAVPLVADVSSVAAVEALFDAAELALGGPPDVVVYNASQRVRGAFAEVDAEAVARAVDVTAIAAFRVAQQAVRRMLPERHGAVFFTGASAGVKGYAQSAAFAMGKFALRGLAQSMARELSPQGIHVAHFVIDGSIRPVGAPNDGKDTQLDADAIATSYVHLLSQPRNAWSWEIEVRPWVEHF; from the coding sequence GTGAGCTTAAGTAAAAGCGTTACCCCCTACCAGCGCGCCTTGATTGTTGGCGCTGGTCCCGGGCTTGGCGCTAGCCTTGCACGCGCTTTTAGCGTTGACTGCGGCATGCGCGTTGCAATCGCCGCACGCAGGCGTGAACCGCTCGAAGCGATAGCTGCTGCGACAGGCGCAGTGCCGCTGGTCGCTGACGTCAGCAGTGTCGCTGCCGTTGAAGCGCTGTTTGACGCTGCTGAGTTGGCTTTGGGTGGACCACCTGATGTGGTTGTCTATAACGCCAGCCAACGCGTTCGCGGGGCTTTTGCTGAAGTCGATGCAGAAGCTGTCGCGCGTGCGGTGGACGTGACTGCCATTGCGGCTTTTCGCGTCGCCCAGCAAGCCGTACGCCGCATGTTGCCTGAGCGACACGGCGCGGTGTTTTTTACCGGCGCTTCAGCTGGTGTCAAGGGGTATGCGCAATCGGCTGCGTTTGCGATGGGTAAGTTTGCCTTACGTGGCTTAGCCCAAAGCATGGCACGAGAGCTGTCGCCACAAGGCATACACGTTGCCCATTTTGTGATCGACGGTTCAATCCGGCCTGTTGGTGCGCCAAATGACGGCAAAGATACGCAACTTGACGCCGACGCTATTGCCACCAGTTATGTGCACCTCCTTTCACAACCACGAAACGCTTGGTCGTGGGAGATAGAGGTACGCCCCTGGGTCGAACATTTTTAA
- the yghU gene encoding glutathione-dependent disulfide-bond oxidoreductase, which translates to MSDATEYTPPKVWLWDKESGGKFASINRPIAGATHDKELPVGKHPLQLYSMATPNGVKVTVMLEELLALGHSGAEYDAWLISISDGDQFGSGFVAANPNSKIPALMDYSGETPVRIFESGAILQYLAEKFGAFLPASGAARAECLSWLFWQMGSAPFLGGGFGHFYAYAPAKFEYPINRFAMEVKRQLDVLDRQLAEHRFLAGDEYTIADMAVWPWYGSLAKGLIYDDAGEFLSVQEYKHVLRWTDEIAARPAVQRGRKVNRAFGELSSQLHERHDASDFDTKTQDKLNPGAADKS; encoded by the coding sequence ATGAGTGATGCAACTGAATACACCCCACCTAAAGTCTGGCTCTGGGACAAAGAAAGCGGCGGCAAGTTTGCCAGTATCAACCGGCCTATCGCCGGTGCTACGCACGACAAGGAATTACCAGTAGGAAAACACCCGTTGCAGCTCTACTCAATGGCCACGCCCAACGGCGTTAAAGTGACCGTCATGCTTGAAGAGCTGCTGGCACTAGGCCACAGCGGCGCTGAGTATGACGCTTGGCTAATTAGCATCAGCGATGGAGACCAGTTTGGCAGTGGTTTTGTTGCCGCCAATCCAAACTCCAAGATCCCTGCTTTGATGGACTACAGCGGTGAAACTCCGGTGCGGATATTCGAGTCCGGCGCTATTTTGCAGTATTTGGCCGAGAAGTTTGGTGCTTTTTTGCCTGCCAGTGGTGCAGCCCGCGCTGAATGTTTGTCATGGTTGTTTTGGCAAATGGGCAGTGCGCCGTTTCTGGGTGGTGGTTTTGGCCATTTCTACGCTTACGCGCCCGCTAAGTTTGAATACCCTATCAACCGCTTCGCGATGGAGGTCAAACGCCAGCTCGATGTATTAGATCGCCAACTTGCAGAGCATCGTTTTTTAGCCGGTGATGAATACACCATCGCCGACATGGCGGTCTGGCCTTGGTACGGATCGTTGGCCAAGGGCTTGATCTACGACGATGCCGGTGAATTTTTGAGCGTGCAGGAATACAAGCACGTGCTGCGCTGGACCGACGAGATTGCTGCACGCCCAGCCGTTCAACGCGGTCGAAAGGTCAACCGCGCCTTTGGTGAATTATCAAGTCAGCTGCACGAACGCCACGACGCCAGCGACTTTGATACAAAAACGCAAGACAAGCTAAACCCTGGGGCAGCGGATAAGTCGTAA
- a CDS encoding universal stress protein, with amino-acid sequence MYKRIVLAYDGSTACQQALIECKELAQWSQAALWLVAVMSPVSRIIGMEGGMLTQEVEDFDTEKYRHILKDGLHQLASNGFEAQGELLVGEVVFEVSDFAQNINADLIVVGHKHLDSWAARWWRGKTSGALIEHSPCSVLCVISH; translated from the coding sequence ATGTACAAACGTATTGTTCTTGCCTACGATGGTTCAACAGCCTGCCAACAAGCTCTCATTGAATGTAAAGAACTTGCGCAGTGGAGCCAAGCTGCCTTGTGGCTAGTTGCCGTAATGTCACCGGTTAGTAGAATTATCGGTATGGAAGGCGGCATGCTTACGCAAGAAGTTGAAGACTTTGACACTGAGAAATACCGTCACATACTGAAAGACGGTTTGCATCAATTAGCTTCTAACGGCTTTGAAGCTCAAGGTGAACTACTAGTGGGGGAAGTTGTATTTGAAGTATCTGATTTCGCGCAGAATATAAATGCCGATTTGATAGTTGTTGGTCATAAGCATTTAGACAGTTGGGCGGCTAGGTGGTGGCGTGGTAAAACTTCTGGTGCTTTAATTGAGCATTCACCTTGCAGCGTTCTTTGCGTCATTTCTCATTAA